A portion of the Magnetovibrio sp. PR-2 genome contains these proteins:
- a CDS encoding sensor histidine kinase: MAAFGFFYALFHFALAYFHELELQRVDNRTSLYRTSLVGALEQFQHLPHVLARDPYVILGADGSDLDALNARLQDFSNSAGLEAIYLMDPAGKTIAASNFDQEVTFLGQNYGFRPYFKAALSQKRGEFFAIGSTTSKPGYFIAEPVLGPRANVTGVIALKVNFAPLTQSWTRGEERALVSNKDGVVVLSSEPKWLYGTLNPITQARMQDIRLERQFGKEKLAPLPWRELGPGTVSLDGQTYLHNAVAVGRLDWTLHLLGDVGRVQERAWFTVITAAIVISLLLVVAFFIRSVRIRDALQASQAARRKLHQTNIELEEAQAELARASKLAALGQLAASVTHELGQPISAMRNYLTAAELDDDDVGDKDLLQRLSAIVVRMENIFQQLRFFAQPREDAFAPINLVDAWTSAFDLVSMDLQMAKIKTNTTVEDPAIKVFANRFRLEQVIVNLLKNAIAALKTCSTRELNVRLYIQDSFAILSVADSGAGLGDKSIEHLQEPFHTTKASGEGMGLGLAISAEIIKEHDGELLAANVPGGGAEFSVKLPLHKNGSSS, from the coding sequence ATGGCTGCATTTGGCTTTTTTTATGCGCTGTTCCACTTTGCCCTGGCCTATTTCCACGAACTTGAACTTCAACGTGTCGACAACCGCACGTCGCTCTACCGCACATCGCTTGTGGGGGCGTTGGAACAGTTTCAACACCTCCCGCATGTTTTGGCCCGCGATCCTTATGTGATCTTGGGGGCTGACGGCTCCGATCTGGACGCGCTCAATGCCCGGCTTCAGGACTTTTCCAACAGTGCCGGTCTGGAAGCCATCTATTTGATGGACCCGGCCGGCAAGACCATTGCCGCGTCGAACTTTGATCAAGAGGTGACCTTCTTAGGCCAAAACTACGGTTTCCGTCCTTACTTCAAAGCAGCCTTGTCGCAAAAGCGTGGCGAGTTTTTCGCCATTGGCTCAACCACGTCGAAACCCGGTTATTTCATTGCCGAGCCGGTCTTGGGCCCGCGCGCCAACGTCACCGGGGTGATTGCCTTGAAAGTTAACTTTGCACCCCTTACCCAATCTTGGACGCGCGGGGAAGAGCGCGCTTTGGTGTCGAATAAAGACGGTGTTGTTGTTCTGTCTTCCGAACCCAAGTGGTTATACGGCACATTAAACCCCATCACCCAAGCGCGCATGCAAGACATTCGTTTGGAACGCCAGTTCGGCAAAGAAAAGCTCGCACCGCTGCCTTGGCGAGAGCTGGGCCCGGGCACGGTGAGCTTGGATGGGCAGACGTATCTGCATAATGCCGTAGCGGTGGGTCGATTGGATTGGACGCTGCATTTGCTGGGCGATGTGGGACGCGTTCAAGAACGGGCATGGTTCACGGTCATCACAGCCGCCATCGTGATTTCTTTGCTGTTGGTGGTGGCGTTTTTCATCCGTTCCGTGCGAATCCGCGATGCCCTACAGGCGTCCCAAGCCGCGCGGCGGAAACTTCATCAAACCAACATTGAGCTGGAAGAAGCCCAAGCCGAGCTGGCGCGCGCGAGTAAGTTGGCGGCCTTGGGCCAACTGGCGGCTTCGGTCACCCATGAGCTGGGCCAACCCATCTCGGCCATGCGCAACTATTTGACGGCGGCGGAATTGGATGATGACGATGTGGGGGACAAAGACCTGCTGCAGCGCTTAAGCGCCATTGTCGTGCGCATGGAAAACATTTTTCAACAGCTGCGCTTTTTTGCCCAACCCCGTGAAGATGCCTTCGCGCCGATAAATTTGGTGGACGCTTGGACCAGTGCGTTTGATTTGGTCTCCATGGATCTGCAAATGGCGAAGATCAAAACCAACACGACCGTTGAGGACCCTGCAATTAAGGTCTTCGCCAATCGCTTCCGTTTGGAACAAGTGATCGTCAATCTCTTGAAAAACGCCATAGCCGCGCTGAAGACCTGTTCCACGCGAGAGTTAAACGTACGGCTTTATATCCAAGACAGTTTTGCTATCCTCAGCGTGGCCGATAGTGGTGCAGGGCTGGGCGATAAGTCCATTGAACATTTGCAAGAGCCTTTCCACACCACCAAAGCAAGCGGAGAAGGCATGGGACTTGGTTTGGCGATTTCAGCGGAAATTATCAAAGAGCACGATGGCGAACTCTTAGCCGCGAACGTGCCCGGTGGCGGTGCTGAGTTCAGCGTCAAACTGCCGCTGCACAAAAACGGGAGCTCGTCATGA
- a CDS encoding sigma-54-dependent transcriptional regulator, giving the protein MNASQGDGLRALIVDDDAEMRDSLVHLLTKAKWQVLDRERGEDVHDAISAFNPDVILCDVRMSGMSGMDVLKSLSDMNSPPVVLISAHGDIPMAVDAMRLGAYTFLEKPFDPRRLLTVLKHAGEKYRLQVSSGLLKQRLADLSGLDRILLGDAQQITELRAEVMDLSETDASVMVLGETGTGKGLVAQALHDLSPRTAAPFIAIDCATVPFEHFEEMLFGVSKGDMGALARADGGSLFLDEVASFPLEVQAKLLRVIETREYFPLGATEPIHANVRVLSATNEDMRTAVSEGRFREDLYHRLNTVMLTIPPLRERRDDVTLLYAHFISQYADLYEISAPQTSAEDVATLLSHDWPGNVRELRNVAERRVLTARRGQGSVAQALDTDAAPDDVPETLREAVAGFERQLIAKAIQTHKGRMDAVAEALGIGRRTLNDKIVKLGLNKEELI; this is encoded by the coding sequence ATGAACGCATCCCAAGGCGACGGCCTGCGCGCGCTCATCGTCGATGACGATGCGGAAATGCGCGACTCGTTGGTGCATCTGTTAACCAAAGCCAAGTGGCAGGTTCTAGACCGCGAGCGCGGTGAGGATGTCCACGACGCCATATCTGCATTTAATCCAGACGTCATTTTGTGCGATGTGCGCATGTCGGGAATGAGCGGCATGGATGTGCTCAAAAGCTTGTCGGACATGAACAGCCCGCCCGTGGTTCTGATCTCAGCCCACGGTGATATTCCCATGGCTGTGGATGCCATGCGGCTGGGGGCCTATACGTTCTTGGAAAAACCGTTCGATCCGCGCCGTTTGCTCACCGTGCTCAAACATGCTGGCGAAAAGTACCGCCTCCAGGTGAGTTCCGGTTTGTTGAAACAACGCCTAGCGGATTTGTCGGGATTGGACCGGATATTATTGGGTGACGCGCAACAAATCACAGAGCTGCGCGCCGAAGTCATGGATTTGAGCGAGACGGACGCTTCGGTGATGGTTTTGGGTGAAACCGGAACCGGGAAAGGTTTGGTGGCGCAGGCGCTGCACGATCTTAGCCCCCGCACAGCCGCGCCCTTCATCGCCATTGATTGTGCAACCGTTCCCTTTGAACACTTCGAAGAGATGCTGTTTGGCGTGTCCAAAGGCGACATGGGCGCGCTGGCCCGGGCCGACGGCGGGTCCTTGTTTTTGGATGAAGTCGCCAGTTTCCCCCTAGAAGTTCAGGCCAAACTTTTGCGCGTCATTGAAACGCGCGAATACTTCCCATTGGGGGCCACCGAACCGATTCACGCCAATGTGCGGGTGCTGTCCGCCACCAACGAAGACATGCGCACAGCGGTCAGCGAAGGCCGATTTCGCGAGGACCTCTATCACCGCCTCAACACCGTCATGCTGACCATCCCACCGTTGCGCGAACGCCGTGACGACGTGACGCTGCTCTATGCGCACTTCATTTCTCAGTACGCTGACTTGTACGAAATCAGCGCGCCGCAAACCTCTGCCGAAGACGTGGCGACACTGCTGTCCCACGACTGGCCCGGCAATGTGCGTGAATTGAGAAACGTCGCCGAGCGTCGCGTTTTGACTGCGCGCCGTGGGCAGGGTTCGGTCGCTCAAGCCCTCGACACCGACGCCGCCCCCGACGATGTGCCCGAAACCCTGCGCGAAGCCGTGGCCGGGTTTGAACGCCAGCTCATCGCCAAAGCTATTCAAACCCACAAAGGCCGCATGGACGCCGTGGCCGAAGCGCTCGGCATCGGGCGGCGCACATTGAACGATAAGATCGTGAAATTGGGCCTCAATAAGGAAGAGCTCATTTAA
- a CDS encoding TRAP transporter small permease subunit, whose amino-acid sequence MAGTSSVLEDASWLSRVDRQLFKVESLLALLGGWTIFSLMILAVISVGGRNLFNSPLAGYVDWIEQAMPLIAFVGIAYCQRLGGHIRMDMVIGRLTGRPLWVMEFLSVFVMLLLMVLLTWGSWSHFDRSFDLAAPLWSRDSSLDIRLPLWPAKLLVPVSFGVLSLRLAVQLLGYGRAILSGTSTPIAVPLIEDAATVAANEAAAVSSAENGDR is encoded by the coding sequence ATGGCTGGAACGTCATCCGTTCTTGAAGATGCCAGCTGGCTCAGCCGCGTCGATCGTCAACTGTTTAAAGTCGAAAGCCTATTGGCCCTGCTGGGCGGCTGGACGATTTTTTCCCTGATGATCTTGGCCGTGATCAGCGTCGGCGGACGCAACCTGTTCAACAGCCCATTGGCGGGTTATGTGGACTGGATTGAACAAGCCATGCCGTTGATCGCCTTTGTCGGCATTGCCTACTGCCAACGCTTAGGCGGGCACATCCGCATGGACATGGTCATCGGTCGTCTAACCGGTCGGCCCTTATGGGTGATGGAATTCCTGTCTGTTTTTGTCATGTTGCTTTTGATGGTGTTGCTCACCTGGGGCAGTTGGTCGCACTTTGACCGCTCATTCGATTTAGCAGCACCTTTATGGAGCCGCGATTCCAGCCTGGATATTCGCCTGCCCTTGTGGCCTGCGAAGTTACTGGTTCCAGTTTCGTTCGGTGTGTTGAGTTTGCGTTTGGCCGTACAACTTCTGGGCTATGGGCGCGCCATTCTATCCGGCACATCCACCCCCATCGCCGTTCCCTTGATCGAAGACGCTGCCACCGTCGCCGCCAACGAAGCCGCTGCCGTGTCCAGTGCTGAAAATGGGGACCGTTGA